The Pseudofrankia sp. DC12 region CGCCGAAGCCGGTGGCGATCAGGCGGACCTTGCCGGGGTACTCGGTGATGTCGCCGGCCGCGAAGATGCGCTCGACGCCGGTGTACATGGTCGAGTCGACCACGATGTGCCGCTTGTCGATGTTCAGGCCCCAGCGGGTCAGCGGGCCGAGGTCGGCGGTGAAGCCAAGCGCCGCGACGACGGCCTGCGCCGGCCGGACGTGCCGGTCGCCGGACTTGCTGTGCACCAGCTCGACCTTCTCGATCCGCTCCTCGCCGGTGATCGAGGCGACCTCGGTGAACGTGAGCACCTCGCAGGACGAGGCGAGCACCCGGTCGATGGTGTGCTGGTGGGCGCGGAACTTGTCCCGTCGGTGCACCACGGTGACGGAGCGGGCCAGCGGCTCGAGCGCCAGCGCCCAGTCGAAAGCGCTGTCGCCGCCGCCGACGACCACGACGTCAAGGTCGCGGAGGTCGTCGAGGCGGGGGACGAAGTAGACGAGGCCGCGGCCCAGGTGCTCGGTCCCCGTAGGCAGTGGGCGGGGCGTGAAGGTGCCGAGGCCGCCCGTGATCA contains the following coding sequences:
- a CDS encoding NAD(P)/FAD-dependent oxidoreductase, with protein sequence MGDTSVDQSIDMLIVGAGPAGLFAAYYAGFRGMSVALMDSLPEAGGQVTAMYPEKVIYDVAGFPAVRGRELVNDLVAQAAPFSPLYLLGQQAAEITHEPDAIVVTSAEGLRVRAKVVLITGGLGTFTPRPLPTGTEHLGRGLVYFVPRLDDLRDLDVVVVGGGDSAFDWALALEPLARSVTVVHRRDKFRAHQHTIDRVLASSCEVLTFTEVASITGEERIEKVELVHSKSGDRHVRPAQAVVAALGFTADLGPLTRWGLNIDKRHIVVDSTMYTGVERIFAAGDITEYPGKVRLIATGFGEAATAVNNAAPVIDPSAKVFPGHSSDDGTPAV